One Kwoniella dejecticola CBS 10117 chromosome 10, complete sequence DNA window includes the following coding sequences:
- a CDS encoding phosphoribosylaminoimidazolecarboxamide formyltransferase/IMP cyclohydrolase, translating to MSSEAPIALLSVYDKTDLLPFAKGLKELGFRLLGSGGTAKLIRENGLEIEDVSSITKAPEMLGGRVKTLHPAVHGGILSRDIPSDLSDLSANSISPITLVVCNLYPFVLQTSKPDCTLAGAIEEIDIGGVTLLRAAAKNHGRVSIISSPSDYQTILDEIKANGKVSEETRRGLAIKAFEDTKSYDEAISDYFRKVYATPGVEDNMKASAGVGYQRLGLRYGANPHQKPAQAFVEKGEMPIKTLSGSPGYINLLDALNSWGLVKELSAALDLPAAASFKHVSPAGAAVGLPLDERAAKVFGVDDLKDLSPLACAYARARGADRMSSFGDWVALSHTVDVPTAKIISREVSDGVIAPGYEPEALEILSKKKGGKYCVLQMDPKFEPAEIETRQVYGVSLQQRRNDCKIDESLFSNVVTKNKDLPKQAIIDLIVATLALKYTQSNSVCYALNGTVIGLGAGQQSRIHCTRLAGDKADNWWLRHHPKVLNLPFKKGTKRADKANAIDLYVTGTAFEAEGGERQQWESLFDSVPGPITKEEKKEHLASLKGVACSSDAFFPFPDNVHRAKRSGATYLCAPSGSIMDAECIKAADENDLVFVHHGLRLFHH from the exons ATGTCATCAGAAGCTCCTATCG CCCTTCTTTCCGTCTACGACAAGACTGATCTCCTTCCCTTCGCCAAGGGTCTCAAGGAGCTGGGATTCAGATTATTGGGTAGTGGAGGAACTGCCAAGTTGATCAGGGAGAACGGTCTCGAAATTGA GGATGTCTCAAGTATCACTAAGGCTCCCGAGATGCTCGGTGGTCGAGTCAAGACTCTTCACCCCGCTGTTCACGGAG GTATCTTGTCCCGAGACATCCCTTCTGACCTGTCCGACCTTTCCGCCAACTCCATCTCACCTATCACCTTAGTCGTATGCAATCTCTACCCCTTCGTCCTTCAGACCTCCAAGCCGGACTGTACATTGGCAGGAGCCATagaagagatcgatatcgGAGGAGTCACCTTGCTTCGAGCCGCTGCTAAAAACCACGGACGAGTATCGATCATCTCTAGTCCGAGCGATTATCAAACTATCTTAGACGAGATCAAGGCCAATGGGAAAGTCTCGGAGGAGACTAGACGAGGCCTAGCTATCAAGGCCTTTGAGGATACCAAGTCGTACGACGAAGCTATCAGCGATTACTTCAGGAAAGTTTACGCTACCCCGGGCGTAGAAGATAACATGAAGGCGTCGGCTGGAGTGGGATACCAGAGATTGGGGCTTAGATACGGTGCCAACCCCCATCAAAAACCTGCTCAGGCTTTCGTAGAAAAGGGGGAAATGCCaatcaaga CTCTCTCCGGTTCCCCCGGATACATCAACCTCCTCGACGCTCTCAACTCTTGGGGACTCGTCAAGGAGCTCTCAGCTGCTTTGGACCTACCAGCCGCCGCGTCATTCAAGCACGTTTCTCCAGCCGGAGCTGCCGTCGGACTTCCGCTAGATGAGCGAGCTGCCAAGGTGTTCGGTGTAGACGACTTGAAGGATCTTTCTCCCTTGGCCTGCGCTTACGCTCGAGCTAGAG GTGCCGACAGAATGTCATCCTTCGGTGATTGGGTTGCCCTGTCTCACACTGTCGACGTTCCTACCGCCAAGATCATTTCTAGGGAAGTATCAGATGGTGTCATTGCTCCCGGGTACGAACCTGAAGCTTTGGAGATtttgagcaagaagaagggcggTAAATACTGTGTTCTACAA ATGGACCCTAAATTCGAGCCTGCCGAGATCGAGACGCGACAAGTATACGGAGTCTCCCTCCAACAACGACGAAACGACTGTAAGATCGATGAGTCGTTATTCAGCAACGTCGTGACCAAGAACAAAGAT CTCCCCAAACAAGCCATTATCGACCTGATCGTCGCTACCCTCGCTCTTAAATACACTCAATCCAATTCCGTATGCTACGCCCTCAACGGTACAGTCATCGGACTTGGTGCAGGTCAACAATCGCGAATCCACTGTACTCGATTAGCAGGGGACAAAGCCGACAACTGGTGGTTGAGACATCACCCCAAAGTACTCAATCTTCCCTTCAAGAAGGGCACCAAACGAGCGGACAAGGCCAACGCCATCGATCTGTACGTTACTGGAACTGCCTTTGAAGCTGAGGGAGGGGAACGTCAACAATGGGAATCACTCTTCGATTCCGTTCCGGGACCAATaaccaaggaagagaagaaagaacaCCTTGCCTCTCTAAAGGGAGTCGCTTGTTCGAGTGATGCGTTCTTCCCGTTCCCGGACAATGTCCACCGAGCTAAGAGATCTGGAGCGACGTACTTGTGTGCGCCAAGTGGAAGTATCATGGACGCGGAGTGTATCAAGGCTGCCGATGAGAACGATTTGGTATTTGTGCACCATGGTCTGAGATTG TTCCACCACTAA
- a CDS encoding phosphatidylserine decarboxylase codes for MSDPKDTTVPQEHHMHTVGHWRSQDKRHHHKFLNDTVEHVDKNPKPLHPVLEDFKKAVENDTRLSMLFDLMFEQVPKNKEYLKDPTGETQVQDFDHLLRLMNHVISTAPAWTDAGHKVGMVGVPVNALLDWPMGTAAGFTVFQDPTVNDHLKKILNVWGEYLSSPASAEVLGEDKTGWFGKTGKASLEEVANKAGGTNLTFEELFQSDPQAKHHGYKSWDDFFTRHFKWENRPVADPSNDDVVANACESKVYKVARDVHARDKFWVKGQPYSVLDMLNFDKDYAQQFVGGTIYQAFLSALSYHRWHAPVSGTIKKSYIVQGTYYSEPLFVDFQANQSADKNGETTSQEYLSCTATRAVIFIESDNPKIGLMAFIGIGMTEVSTCDTTVKIGQHVNKGDELGMFHFGGSTHCLLFRKGVKLSGFPEPSDHNVAIRSKLCCVE; via the exons ATGAGCGATCCTAAAGACACGACTGTTCCGCAGGAACACCACATGCACACT GTGGGACACTGGAGATCCCAAGATAAGAGACATCATCATAAATTCCTCAATGACACCGTTGAACACGTCGACAAAAACCCTAAACCCCTTCATCCGGTCTTAGAGGATTTCAAGAAGGCTGTGGAGAATGATACTAGATTATCAATGTTGTTTGACCTCATGTTCGAGCAG GTCCCCAAGAACAAGGAATATCTGAAAGACCCAACGGGTGAAACCCAAGTACAGGACTTCGATCATCTTCTAAGATTGATGAACCACGTCATAAGCACTGCACCAGCATGGACGGATGCAGGTCACAAAGTCGGGATGGTCGGTGTACCCGTGAATGCGCTCTTGGACTGGCCGATGGGTACCGCAGCTGGGTTCACTGTCTTCCAAGACCCCACAGTCAACGATCAT CTCAAGAAGATCCTCAATGTGTGGGGCGAGTACCTATCTTCTCCCGCATCAGCCGAAGTGCTTGGCGAAGACAAGACAGGGTGGTTCGGCAAGACCGGTAAAGCATCCTTGGAAGAAGTAGCCAACAAAGCGGGAGGCACCAACCTGACTTTCGAAGAATTGTTCCAATCTGATCCTCAGGCAAAACACCACGGATACAAATCATGGGACGACTTCTTCACCCGGCATTTCAAGTGGGAGAACCGTCCAGTTGCCGATCCTTCCAACGACGATGTGGTAGCCAACGCATGCGAGTCAAAGGTGTACAAAGTCGCGCGGGACGTTCATGCGCGCGACAAATTCTGGGTCAAAGGTCAACCGTACTCGGTGCTGGATATGTTGAACTTCGACAAGGATTACGCACAGCAATTCGTTGGCGGAACGATATACCAGGCGTTCTTAAGTGCTTTGTCGTATCACAGATGGCATGCTCCTGTGTCGGGGACCATCAAGAAATCGTACATCGTCCAGGGGACTTATTACTCTGAACCCCTCTTCGTCGATTTCCAGGCGAACCAATCGGCGGACAAGAATGGGGAAACTACAAGTCAAGAATACTTGTCATGTACGGCTACGAGAGCCGTCATCTTTATTGAGAGCGATAATCCGAAGATTGGGCTCATGGCGTTCATTGGGATTGGTATGACCGAAGTATCTACTTGTGACACGACTGTGAAGATTGGACAACATGTGAATAAGGGGGACGAGTTAGG TATGTTCCACTTTGGAGGATCAACGCACTGTTTGTTGTTCAGGAAGGGAGTCAAGCTTTCTGGATTCCCGGAGCCTTCGGATCATAATGTAGCTATTCGAAGTAAACTGTGTTGTGTCGAATAG